Proteins encoded within one genomic window of Pararhizobium capsulatum DSM 1112:
- a CDS encoding substrate-binding domain-containing protein, with translation MSLHCMRISARSNFVRAGISALGLSVGLALGAGAASAQEVIVGLVTKTEVNPFFVKMRQAAEARAKEKGLKLIARAGKFDGDNEGQVAAIEDLISAGAKGILVTPNNSSGMLDIIKKAREAGVLVIALDTATDPADAVDATFATDNFEAGVQQGTYARKAMGDKKAVVAMLDGTPGGTVDTFRHDGYLKGFGIAEGDPSIAGAAITNGAQDKGQVGMENLLSKNGDINAVYTINEPAAAGAYAALKSFGKESDVMLTSIDGGCAGVRDVKDGKIAATVMQFPHKMASMGVDAVADYAASGKKPSGFVNTGSFLITDKPVDGLESKDTAWGLENCWGD, from the coding sequence ATGTCGCTTCATTGCATGCGCATTTCCGCACGTTCCAATTTCGTCCGGGCCGGCATCAGCGCGCTCGGTCTCTCTGTCGGTCTTGCCCTTGGCGCAGGCGCGGCTTCCGCACAGGAGGTCATCGTCGGCCTCGTCACCAAGACGGAGGTTAACCCGTTCTTCGTCAAGATGCGTCAGGCTGCCGAGGCCCGCGCCAAGGAAAAGGGCCTGAAACTGATCGCCCGTGCCGGCAAGTTCGACGGCGACAACGAAGGGCAGGTCGCCGCGATCGAGGATCTGATCAGTGCCGGCGCCAAGGGCATTCTCGTTACGCCGAACAACTCGTCCGGCATGCTCGATATCATCAAGAAGGCGCGCGAAGCCGGTGTGCTGGTGATCGCGCTCGATACGGCAACCGACCCGGCCGATGCCGTCGACGCCACCTTCGCGACAGACAATTTCGAAGCCGGCGTGCAGCAGGGTACCTATGCCCGCAAGGCAATGGGCGACAAGAAGGCCGTGGTTGCCATGCTCGACGGGACCCCCGGCGGCACGGTTGATACCTTCCGCCATGACGGCTACCTGAAGGGCTTCGGCATCGCCGAGGGCGATCCATCGATTGCCGGTGCTGCCATTACCAATGGGGCGCAGGATAAGGGGCAAGTCGGCATGGAGAATCTGCTCTCCAAGAATGGCGACATCAATGCCGTCTACACGATCAACGAGCCGGCCGCAGCCGGCGCCTATGCGGCGTTGAAATCCTTCGGCAAGGAAAGCGACGTGATGCTGACCTCGATCGACGGCGGCTGCGCCGGCGTTCGCGACGTCAAGGATGGCAAGATCGCCGCCACCGTCATGCAGTTCCCCCACAAGATGGCGTCGATGGGCGTCGATGCCGTCGCCGACTATGCGGCCTCCGGCAAGAAGCCGAGCGGTTTCGTCAACACCGGCTCGTTCCTGATCACCGACAAGCCTGTCGATGGTCTGGAATCCAAGGACACCGCCTGGGGTCTGGAAAACTGCTGGGGTGATTGA
- a CDS encoding ROK family transcriptional regulator, whose amino-acid sequence MGRPGSGHGKPTLEDAGGILSLIATRSASSRAELLQASGLSRVTVTQRLNALLLSGLVHEAEETLPSGGRPTRVLAINATSGFVLVANIGETHIHLAAMDLKPAVIGQTTLPFTVESGPHITLTQIEEAFAYLAAEAEKTHGFFVGISLSLPTPVDFKRGCVVGPSVLHGWDDYDIIGRLRVRFDVPVYVENDVNLMTICEHKRRFPTVEDMLFVKAGTGIGSGMIAGGRMFRGAQGAAGDIGHIQFLSGDAPLCRCGKFGCIEARAAGWAIARDLSARGFKAETARDVIELVEQRKPEALMLLRAAGRTIGEVISDVVSIINPSLIVIGGTLAQGGDLLLSGVRELVYQRCLPLATRDLSIELSTAQEDSAMFGAAYLLLEDAFAQTNISRLIERFATRASNHAPQGQRA is encoded by the coding sequence ATGGGCAGGCCAGGATCGGGACACGGCAAGCCGACGCTGGAAGACGCGGGCGGCATACTTTCTCTGATCGCCACCCGGAGCGCATCATCGCGAGCCGAGCTGCTGCAGGCGTCCGGCCTGTCGCGCGTCACCGTCACCCAGCGCCTGAACGCACTGCTGCTCAGTGGCCTCGTGCACGAAGCGGAGGAAACCCTGCCGAGCGGCGGAAGACCGACGCGGGTGCTGGCCATCAATGCCACAAGCGGCTTCGTGCTCGTCGCCAATATCGGCGAGACGCACATCCACCTCGCCGCCATGGATCTCAAGCCAGCTGTTATCGGGCAGACGACGCTCCCCTTCACCGTCGAAAGCGGACCTCACATCACCCTGACACAGATCGAGGAGGCATTTGCCTATCTGGCAGCGGAGGCGGAAAAGACCCACGGTTTCTTCGTCGGCATCAGCCTCAGCCTGCCGACACCGGTGGATTTCAAACGTGGCTGCGTGGTTGGCCCATCCGTTCTGCACGGCTGGGACGACTACGATATTATCGGCCGCCTCCGGGTTCGTTTCGACGTTCCCGTCTATGTCGAAAACGACGTGAACCTGATGACGATCTGCGAGCACAAGCGCCGCTTCCCGACCGTCGAAGACATGCTGTTCGTCAAGGCCGGCACCGGCATCGGCAGCGGCATGATAGCGGGGGGCCGCATGTTTCGCGGTGCACAGGGCGCTGCCGGTGATATCGGTCATATCCAGTTCCTGTCCGGTGATGCTCCCCTCTGTCGCTGCGGCAAGTTCGGCTGCATAGAGGCGCGCGCGGCCGGCTGGGCGATTGCCCGTGATCTTTCCGCCCGCGGCTTCAAGGCAGAAACCGCCCGCGACGTGATCGAACTCGTAGAGCAGCGCAAACCCGAGGCTTTGATGCTGCTGAGAGCCGCGGGGCGGACGATCGGCGAAGTCATCTCGGATGTCGTCAGCATCATCAACCCGAGCCTCATCGTCATCGGCGGAACGCTGGCACAGGGCGGCGACCTGTTGCTGTCGGGCGTGCGCGAATTGGTCTACCAGCGTTGCCTGCCGCTGGCGACCCGCGACCTCTCCATCGAACTTTCTACCGCGCAGGAAGACAGTGCCATGTTCGGCGCTGCTTACCTGTTGCTGGAGGATGCTTTCGCACAAACGAACATCAGCCGCCTGATCGAACGTTTTGCCACGCGCGCCTCCAACCACGCCCCCCAGGGCCAGCGCGCCTGA
- a CDS encoding Lrp/AsnC family transcriptional regulator, with protein sequence MDDLDQKIVTLLRGNGRRSVSDLALETGASRATVRARIERMEHDGTILGYTVMLRADALEDVVRGVMMIEIEGHVTDRVIRTLGGFPEISQIHTTNGRWDLLVELSASSLTEFDAVLRKIRLVPGITNSETNLLLSTPRSTRAKL encoded by the coding sequence ATGGACGATCTCGATCAGAAAATCGTAACGCTGTTACGCGGGAATGGACGCCGAAGCGTTTCGGATCTTGCGCTCGAAACCGGCGCATCGCGTGCAACTGTGCGCGCCCGGATAGAACGCATGGAGCACGACGGGACCATTCTCGGCTACACCGTGATGCTTCGCGCAGATGCCCTTGAAGACGTCGTCCGGGGCGTCATGATGATCGAGATCGAGGGACATGTGACGGATCGCGTCATCCGCACCCTCGGAGGCTTTCCGGAAATCTCGCAAATCCACACGACAAATGGTCGTTGGGACCTCCTGGTGGAACTGAGCGCCTCAAGCCTCACCGAGTTTGATGCCGTGCTGCGCAAGATCCGGCTTGTGCCGGGGATCACGAACAGCGAGACGAATTTGCTGTTATCGACGCCTCGATCAACGAGAGCAAAGCTGTGA